From a region of the Takifugu flavidus isolate HTHZ2018 chromosome 20, ASM371156v2, whole genome shotgun sequence genome:
- the LOC130516912 gene encoding synaptic vesicle glycoprotein 2C-like, which yields MDETHNNRTSLAKGAKDIAKEAKRQASKNFNKAIDRATDEYSTHRSYNRFHNDEEEEDNYNSYSQQDQYNDDAANDDDGASSDATEGHDDEDEIYEGEYQGVPAYNNGKPQDGQVALGQPVSDSLKSHKELENERQADEEELAQQYELIMQECGHGRFQWQLFFVLGLALMSDGVEVFVVGFVLPSAETDMCVPNSGAGWLGSIVYLGMMFGAFFWGGLSDKVGRKQCLLISMTVNGFFAFLSSFVQGYSMFLLCRMVSGFGIGGAVPIVFSYFAEVLAREKRGEHLSWLCMFWMIGGIYASAMAWAIIPHYGWSFSMGSAYQFHSWRVFVVVCALPCVSAVVALTFMPESPRFYLEMGKHDEAWMVLKHIHDTNMRARGEPERVFTVNRIKIPKQLDELVEMQNESTNPVLKVFAKIRAEFRGIWSTFKKCFSPPVKDNTVKLAAVWFTLSFGFYGLSVWFPDVIKHLQADEYASRVKIHNSERIEDFTFNFTLENQIHRNGVFLNDRFIGMKFKAVTFIDSSFLNCYFEDVSSVGSSFKNCTIVDSFFYNTDIDDFKLTDSRVINSSFHHNKTGCQMTFDDDYSAYWVYFVNFLGTLAVLPGNIVSALLMDKIGRLSMLGGSMVLSGISCFFLWFGTSESMMIFMLCLYNGLSISAWNSLDVVTTELYPTDRRGTGFGFCNALCKLAAVLGNLIFGSLVGITKAIPILLASSVLVCGGLVGLRLPDTRANVLM from the exons ATGGATGAGACGCATAACAACAGGACTTCCTTAGCTAAAGGTGCCAAGGACATCGCTAAAGAAGCCAAGAGGCAAGCTTCCAAAAACTTTAACAAAGCAATTGATCGGGCCACGGATGAATACTCAACTCATCGCAGCTACAACCGCTTCCACAacgatgaggaagaagaggacaatTACAACAGCTACAGTCAACAGGACCAGTACAACGATGACGCAGCCAATGATGACGACGGGGCTTCCAGCGATGCCACAGAGGGCCACGACGATGAAGACGAGATCTACGAGGGCGAGTACCAAGGCGTGCCCGCTTACAACAATGGGAAGCCCCAGGATGGTCAGGTGGCCCTTGGCCAGCCGGTGTCCGACAGTCTAAAGAGCCACAAGGAGCTGGAGAATGAGAGACAGGCggatgaggaagagctggccCAGCAGTACGAGCTGATCATGCAGGAGTGCGGCCACGGCAGATTCCAGTGGCAGCTGTTCTTCGTCCTTGGGCTGGCACTCATGTCAGATGGCGTGGAGGTGTTCGTGGTGGGCTTCGTCCTGCCCAGCGCTGAGACGGACATGTGTGTCCCCAACTCTGGCGCCGGGTGGCTTG GTAGCATTGTATATTTGGGCATGATGTTCGGAGCCTTCTTCTGGGGCGGGCTTTCAGACAAAGTGGGCCGTAAACAGTGCCTGCTGATCTCCATGACTGTCAATGGTTTCTTCGCCTTCCTGTCGTCCTTTGTCCAAGGCTACAGCATGTTCCTCCTTTGTCGCATGGTGTCCGGCTTTGG GATTGGCGGAGCGGTTCCAATAGTGTTCTCCTACTTTGCGGAGGTGTTGGCTAGAGAGAAGCGAGGAGAGCATCTGAGCTGGCTGTGTATGTTCTGGATGATTGGCGGAATTTACGCCTCGGCCATGGCCTGGGCCATCATCCCGCACTATG GCTGGAGTTTCAGCATGGGCTCAGCCTACCAGTTCCACAGTTGGAGAGTCTTTGTGGTGGTGTGTGCGCTCCCGTGTGTCTCTGCGGTGGTAGCTCTCACTTTTATGCCTGAGAGCCCCCGCTTTTACCTGGAG ATGGGAAAACACGATGAGGCCTGGATGGTGCTCAAACACATCCACGACACCAACATGCGTGCACGTGGCGAGCCCGAGAGGGTCTTCACT gtgaACAGGATAAAGATCCCCAAGCAGCTGGATGAGTTGGTGGAGATGCAGAACGAGTCGACCAACCCTGTTCTCAAGGTCTTCGCCAAGATTAGGGCCGAGTTCAGAGGG ATCTGGTCAACTTTTAAGAagtgcttcagccctccggtgAAGGACAACACGGTGAAACTGGCTGCGGTCTGGTTCACTCTGTCTTTCGG GTTCTACGGGCTCTCCGTGTGGTTCCCGGATGTGATCAAGCACCTTCAGGCAGACGAGTACGCCTCCAGAGTGAAGATCCACAACAGTGAACGCATCGAGGACTTCACCTTTAACTTCACCCTGGAGAACCAGATCCACAGGAACGGGGTCTTTCTCAACGACAG GTTCATCGGTATGAAGTTCAAGGCGGTCACGTTCATCGATTCCTCTTTCCTCAACTGCTACTTTGAAGACGTCTCCTCTGTGGGGTCCTCTTTCAAGAACTGCACTATTGTGGACTCGTTTTTTTACAACACAG ATATCGATGACTTCAAGCTAACAGACTCCCGAGTGATCAACAGCTCCTTCCACCACAACAAGACGGGCTGTCAGATGACATTTGACGACGACTACAGCGCCTACTGGGTCTATTTTGTCAACTTCCTTGGAACCCTGGCGGTGCTGCCTGGGAACATCGTCTCTGCCCTCCTCATGGACAAAATAGGACGTCTGAGCATGCTGG ggggctcCATGGTGCTGTCTGGtatcagctgcttcttcctgtgGTTTGGGACCAGCGAGTCGATGATGATTTTCATGCTCTGCCTCTACAACGGCCTCAGTATCTCTGCCTGGAACTCTCTGGATGTGGTCACAACAGAGCTGTACCCGACAGACAGGAG GGGCACAGGCTTTGGCTTCTGCAACGCCTTGTGCAAGCTGGCAGCCGTGCTGGGCAACCTGATCTTTGGCTCGCTGGTTGGCATCACCAAAGCTATTCCCATCCTGCTGGCGTCGTCCGTGCTGGTCTGTGGCGGCCTGGTGGGACTCCGACTGCCAGACACGCGGGCCAACGTCCTCATGTAA
- the LOC130516914 gene encoding proteinase-activated receptor 3: MAKHFVFFFILVLCLSATLQKEGKKRRKVKRNSSVVAHPRTFLGVPEKGSILFALNGTQAPVFSNAPPALELLSNITKIYLDSPLSTRVIPIIYILAMAVGMPANIAILCMLATKLRKVSSAILYCSLAVSDLLLLLSLSFKAYYHLHGNNWALSEDLCRLVTACFYGNLYCSAQTLACISIKRYIAVVHPFLYKGLPKRTCATWMTVAVWGVFAAGVTPELLVQQSYWIPEVNRTTCHDVLPLKESTHVLLLHSNLFLTIFCLLLPLVVTIVCYSRIICELNRSHHDWSVYIKASSLVFVIFLVCFTPAGVLQLSHHIQLFLGGTEGLYMYFKAAVCLCCLHACLDPFLFVLMSKSAGSRLNFKPFVKMSVSLSA; this comes from the exons ATGGCaaaacattttgtctttttcttcattcttgTCCTCTGTCTAAGTGCTACGCTTCAGAAAGAGG ggaagaagagaagaaaagtgaaaagaaaCAGCTCTGTTGTTGCTCACCCAAGAACATTTTTAGGGGTCCCTGAGAAGGGTTCCATTTTATTTGCCCTGAATGGCACGCAGGCTCCCGTTTTCTCCAATGCTCCTCCTGCACTGGAGTTGCTAAGCAACATAACCAAGATCTACCTCGACAGCCCCCTGAGCACTCGGGTCATCCCCATTATTTACATACTGGCCATGGCTGTCGGGATGCCGGCTAACATCGCCATTTTGTGCATGCTCGCTACCAAGCTCAGGAAGGTGTCTTCTGCGATCCTGTACTGCAGCCTGGCCGTCTccgacctcctcctcctcctctccctctccttcaaGGCTTACTaccatctccatggaaacaacTGGGCGCTCAGCGAGGACCTGTGTCGACTGGTCACGGcctgtttctatggcaaccTCTACTGCTCAGCCCAGACGCTGGCTTGTATCAGCATCAAGCGCTACATCGCTGTGGTGCACCCGTTCCTGTACAAAGGTCTCCCCAAGAGGACGTGCGCCACCTGGATGACAGTGGCCGTGTGGGGGGTGTTTGCGGCAGGCGTCACCCCGGAGCTCCTCGTCCAGCAGAGCTACTGGATCCCCGAGGTGAATCGCACCACCTGCCATGATGTATTACCTCTCAAAGAGAGCACCCACGTTCTCCTGCTCCACTCCAACCTGTTTCTCACCatcttctgcctcctgctgcccctggTGGTCACGATTGTTTGCTACTCCCGGATCATCTGCGAACTGAACCGGTCGCACCACGACTGGTCCGTATACATCAAAGCCAGCTCGCTGGTGTTTGTCATCTTCCTGGTGTGCTTCACTCCTGCCGGAGTGCTGCAACTGTCCCACCATATACAGCTGTTCCTGGGTGGAACAGAAGGCCTGTACATGTACTTTAAAGCagccgtgtgtttgtgctgccttCATGCCTGTCTGGACCCCTTCCTCTTTGTCCTTATGTCCAAGTCTGCAGGCTCCAGGCTTAACTTCAAGCCTTTTGTCAAAATGAGCGTGAGTCTTTCTGCTTAG
- the LOC130517618 gene encoding uncharacterized protein LOC130517618, whose protein sequence is MWNPKTFLAVLACALVSSAADMNDTVHVVKTFFRPDPSFTDEPFDVNYLFTDDNGTNLSVKHRGLDMTGSNKPRMSDLALSFLEGPMSTVLMPSFYTLVCLISVPINICAVLAFARKIRPKKPAVIYMLNLATADLLFALLLPFKISYHFGGNNWIFGSLMCRVVTAAFYWNMYCSVLLIACISVDRLLAVVYPIDSLAWRRPRNATIACVTMWILSFVGSVPLVLSEQTLYVSELNITTCHDVQPSQLIWSYKLYFLVLSCVLFFLPLLITVVSYAKVIWSLSLVPCGVPGRSRRKTRAMVMALTVLVIFLLCFMPTNCLLLVHYLQIHEGMDIIQEAPDGSYALYLVFLCVGSLNCLLDPLVYYFGSSQCQKQLSSAFTCRKTRECSSSHSSSSHSSSRFNSRRNMKSSRTESSKITTSDTFQKNLNGQYKKLLKNLSKNVKGFPGAESDDGVAVDPDGKDALCSRLTTVFFPVVYITVFVVGLPANALAIWVFLFRTKKKNSSSIFMANLALADLLFVIWVPLKIAYHINGNDWIYGESLCRVLVAFFYGNMYCSIAFITCISVQRCRAVLHPLAKKRGNRMAVLVSVAIWLVVWLITVPLYLYDQQVHVLNLEINTCHDVTRPSQKKTAAGYFLTMGTLGFIVPAIVCVVSYVRMLKALRDSMTDPTIAQKRRKAVALIVTVLVMFLVCFTPSNIMLLVHYALLLKGSPNTLYGSYVTTLCLASLNSCLDPFVYYFISEDFREHVKNTFLCRSQRNVERMRVSFSALKFSKKTSTYTSQSGSSGNTGSTDC, encoded by the exons ATGTGGAATCCCAAAACTTTCCTGGCGGTTCTGGCGTGCGCGCTCGTCTCCTCGGCTGCAGACATGAACG ACACAGTGCATGTGGTGAAGACGTTCTTCAGACCGGACCCTTCATTCACCGATGAGCCCTTTGACGTGAATTATCTGTTCACGGACGACAACGGGACCAACCTCTCTGTCAAGCACCGAGGGCTGGACATGACCGGCTCAAACAAGCCCAGGATGTCGGACTTGGCCCTGTCCTTCCTGGAGGGGCCCATGTCCACCGTCCTCATGCCTTCCTTCTACACGCTGGTCTGCTTGATCAGCGTGCCGATTAACATCTGCGCCGTGTTGGCCTTCGCCCGCAAGATCCGTCCGAAGAAGCCGGCGGTCATCTACATGCTGAACCTGGCCACTGCCGACCTGCTCTTCGCCCTGTTGCTCCCCTTCAAGATCTCCTACCACTTTGGCGGCAACAACTGGATCTTCGGTTCTCTGATGTGCCGCGTGGTCACCGCGGCCTTCTACTGGAACATGTATTGCTCCGTCCTCCTCATAGCCTGCATCAGCGTGGACCGACTCCTGGCCGTGGTCTACCCCATCGACTCTCTGGCCTGGAGGAGGCCGAGGAACGCGACCATCGCCTGCGTGACCATGTGGATACTGTCCTTCGTTGGCTCGGTGCCCCTCGTTCTGTCTGAGCAGACCCTCTACGTGAGCGAGTTGAACATCACCACCTGCCACGACGTGCAGCCCTCCCAGCTCATTTGGAGCTACAAGCTCTACTTCCTCGTCCTCAGCTGTGTGCTCTTCTTCCTGCCCCTGCTCATCACTGTGGTGTCCTACGCAAAGGTCATCTGGTCCCTGAGCCTGGTCCCGTGTGGGGTCCCAGGGCGCTCGCGGAGGAAAACAAGGGCGATGGTGATGGCTCTGACGGTGCTGGTGATATTCCTGCTGTGCTTCATGCCCACCAACTGTCTCCTGTTAGTGCACTACCTGCAGATTCACGAAGGGATGGACATCATCCAGGAGGCCCCAGATGGTTCCTACGCCTTGTACCTGGTGTTCTTGTGCGTGGGGAGTCTTAATtgcctcctggatccactggtGTACTACTTTGGATCATCCCAGTGCCAGAAACAACTGTCCAGCGCGTTCACCTGCAGGAAAACCAgagagtgcagcagcagccacagcagcagcagccactcaTCATCcaggttcaacagcagaagaaaTATGAAATCCAGCCGAACAGAAAGCAGCAAAATTACGACATCAGACACTTTCCAGAAAAACCTCAACGGCCAGTACAAGAAACTGTTAA AAAATCTCTCAAAGAATGTCAAAGGGTTTCCTGGTGCAGAGAGTGACGATGGGGTTGCTGTGGACCCCGATGGCAAAGACGCCCTCTGCAGCCGCCTCACCACCGTCTTCTTCCCAGTCGTCTACATCACCGTGTTCGTCGTGGGCCTCCCAGCCAACGCTCTGGCCATCTGGGTGTTTCTCTTCCGCACCAAGAAGAAGAATTCCTCGTCCATCTTTATGGCCAACCTGGCCCTGGCCGACCTGCTCTTCGTCATCTGGGTCCCGTTGAAAATCGCCTACCACATCAACGGGAACGACTGGATCTACGGCGAGTCCCTGTGCCGAGTCCTGGTGGCGTTCTTCTATGGCAACATGTACTGTTCCATCGCCTTCATCACCTGCATCAGCGTCCAGCGCTGCAGGGCCGTGCTCCACCCGCTGGCCAAGAAGCGGGGCAACCGTATGGCCGTGTTGGTATCTGTGGCGATCTGGCTGGTGGTGTGGCTCATCACCGTTCCTCTGTACCTGTACGACCAACAGGTCCACGTGCTGAACCTGGAGATCAACACCTGTCATGACGTCACCAGGCCCAGCCAGAAGAAGACAGCGGCGGGCTACTTCCTGACGATGGGAACGCTGGGATTTATCGTTCCCGCCATCGTGTGCGTGGTGTCATATGTGCGCATGCTCAAGGCTCTCAGGGACAGCATGACGGATCCAACCATAGCGCAGAAGAGGCGCAAGGCTGTGGCCCTGATCGTCACAGTCTTGGTGATGTTTCTTGTTTGCTTCACGCCCAGCAACATCATGCTGCTGGTGCATTACGCTCTCCTTTTAAAGGGTTCTCCAAACACCCTGTACGGCTCCTACGTGACCACGCTGTGTCTGGCCAGCCTCAACAGCTGCCTGGATCCCTTTGTTTACTACTTCATCTCCGAGGACTTCAGGGAGCACGTGAAGAATACGTTCCTTTGCAGGAGCCAGAGGAACGTGGAGAGGATGAGGGTCTCCTTCAGCGCCCTGAAGTTCTCCAAGAAGACCAGCACGTACACGTCCCAGTCGGGCAGCAGCGGCAACACCGGCAGCACCGACTGCTAG
- the f2rl1.2 gene encoding coagulation factor II (thrombin) receptor-like 1, tandem duplicate 2 yields MESTRILLLLLLGCFSASCASGSKGRGFIGWKDPENLDDVIVDQTAVDTLTSPLTTVFMPVLYIIVLVVGLPANAMAVWVFLFRTKKKHPSSIYMANLALADLLFVIWTPLKISYHFQGNNWTYGEPLCKVLMGFFYGNMYCSVLFIACLSVQRYWVVAHPLSQQRKNNKVAVCVCVAIWVFIWSTTTPLYLYNHTAKLKTPNITTCHDVNVIHDPLNPFPSIELLYFYFIFMGLVVFLVPCVVIVVAYILLLRALGDSMGDSAASKNRHRAVMLIVIVLVTFLVCFIPSNIMLVVHYSLLKDGLVNNGYGFYVSTLCLASLNSCLDPFIYYFVSEDFRDHVKNTLLCRSSRTVERMRVSFNSMKYSRKSKSYVSDSGDTQSSAC; encoded by the exons ATGGAGTCGACGcggattctgctgctgctccttttgggctgtttttctgcctcttgtGCTTCAG GATCCAAAGGACGGGGGTTCATCGGCTGGAAGGACCCTGAAAATTTGGACGATGTTATTGTGGATCAGACGGCGGTCGACACGCTGACGAGTCCGCTCACCACCGTCTTCATGCCGGTCTTGTACATCATCGTGTTGGTGGTGGGACTTCCTGCCAACGCCATGGCCGTCTGGGTGTTTCTCTTCCGGACCAAGAAGAAGCACCCTTCCAGCATCTACATGGCCAACCTGGCCCTGGCTGACCTGCTCTTCGTCATCTGGACGCCCCTGAAGATTTCCTACCACTTCCAGGGCAACAATTGGACCTACGGAGAGCCGCTGTGCAAAGTGCTCATGGGCTTCTTCTATGGGAACATGTACTGCTCGGTGCTCTTCATCGCCTGTCTGAGCGTTCAGAGGTACTGGGTCGTGGCCCACCCCCTgtcccagcagaggaagaacaacAAAGTGGCGGTGTGCGTCTGCGTCGCCATCTGGGTGTTCATCTGGAGCACCACCACGCCTCTGTACCTGTACAACCACACCGCCAAGCTCAAAACCCCCAACATCACCACCTGCCACGACGTCAACGTCATTCACGACCCCCTCAACCCGTTCCCTTCGATCGAGCTGCTGTACTTCTACTTCATCTTCATGGGTTTGGTCGTGTTCCTGGTCCCGTGCGTCGTCATCGTGGTGGCCTACATCCTGTTGCTGAGGGCCCTGGGGGACAGCATGGGCGACAGCGCGGCCTCCAAGAACCGCCACCGAGCCGTGATGCTGATCGTGATCGTGCTGGTGACCTTCCTGGTGTGCTTCATCCCCAGCAACATCATGCTGGTGGTGCATTACTCTCTCCTCAAAGACGGCCTGGTGAACAACGGCTACGGCTTCTACGTCTCCACGCTGTGCCTGGCCAGCCTCAACAGCTGCCTGGACCCGTTCATCTATTACTTCGTGTCGGAGGACTTCAGGGACCACGTGAAGAACACGCTgctgtgcaggagcagcaggacggtGGAGCGCATGAGGGTCTCTTTTAATTCCATGAAATACTCCAGGAAGAGCAAGTCGTACGTGTCGGACAGCGGGGACACGCAGAGCAGTGCCTGCTAG